From a region of the Podarcis muralis chromosome 16, rPodMur119.hap1.1, whole genome shotgun sequence genome:
- the BBS1 gene encoding BBSome complex member BBS1 isoform X1 translates to MATDPLAYPWRPRRCLRRPREPLATALADLHGDGDCKLVVGDLGPTGHEMKLKVYHGMDLLSENVLLDLPTSVAAFLMERHELCVPAVGVAAGPYIYVYKNMRPYFRYALPPLEVNSTEKDVWEQAKEDKVDLLSMKETLEMIRENADRENTEPPLSVQSLRFLALDPPEMESFVNQYKMQPLKRQSLITCMTTLKKSLADEGSISCLVLGTENSDIIILDPEPFSMLVQTKVPSVPAFLDVTGQYDVEYRLIVACRNGCIYILRRNSKRHKYCIELSSQAVGLSWVQKNIVVACSDETLQSFTQKGKKLWVVPLPATPTTLSLIDEKFQSFHAVLVALANMEVHIYQDKNLVNIIQTQDVVSSICFGRYGREDNTLVMTTKGGGLIIKILKRTATFDKRDAVVGAPVAQSIKLNVPKKTKLYVDQTLRERESGVAMHRVFQTDLSRIRLMAARAYAQALQCNMTPVSESAQEQLKMNAMVQGMGPTFKLTLNLQNMSDTRAVANLLISFLYDEKLYSIEHPFFKTPMLVPGLNYPLATFVECLSEQGTSDIIKVFVLHEGEPEPLLTAHINMPVSEGLAAV, encoded by the exons ATGGCGACGGATCCCCTGGCTTATCCATGGCGGCCTCGGCGCTGCCTTCGTCGTCCTCGGGAGCCGCTGGCGACGG CCCTGGCTGACCTGCATGGTGATGGAGACTGTAAG ctGGTGGTGGGCGACTTGGGCCCTACAGGACATGAGATGAAGCTGAAGGTGTACCACGGCATGGACCTCCTGAGCGAGAATGTCCTGTTGGACTTGCCCACAAGTGTGGCTGCCTTCCTGATGGAGCGTCATGAACTGTGTGTTCCTGCTGTGGGGGTGGCTGCCGGTCCCTACATCTACGTGTACAAGAACATGCGCCCCTACTTCCGCTACGCTCTGCCCCCCTTGGAAGTCAACTCCACAGAGAAGGATGTCTGGGAGCAGGCAAAGGAg GACAAGGTTGACCTTCTGTCAATGAAGGAGACACTGGAGATGATCCG GGAAAACGCAGACAGAGAAAATACGGAGCCGCCCTTGTCAGTGCAGTCCTTGAG GTTCCTGGCCCTTGACCCTCCTGAGATGGAGTCCTTTGTGAACCAGTATAAAATGCAGCCGCTCAAGCGCCAG TCACTGATTACCTGCATGACTACCCTGAAGAAGAGCCTGGCAGACGAGGGCTCTATCAGCTGCCTGGTGCTTGGGACGGAGAACAGCGACATCATCATCTTGGATCCTGAGCCCTTCAGTATGCTGGTGCAG ACAAAGGTACCAAGCGTGCCAGCCTTTCTGGACGTCACAGGACAGTACGATGTGGAATATCGGCTCATAGTGGCCTGCCGTAATGGGTGCATCTACATCCTCcgcag GAACTCCAAGCGACATAAATACTGCATCGAGCTGAGTTCTCAAGCCGTGGGCTTGTCCTGGGTCCAAAAGAACATTGTGGTGGCCTGCTCCGACGAAACCCTTCAAAGCTTTACTCAGAAG GGGAAGAAGCTCTGGGTGGTCCCGTTGCCAGCCACCCCCACCACTCTGAGTCTCATAGATGAGAAGTTCCAGAGCTTCCATGCTGTGCTGGTCGCCTTGGCCAATATGGAGGTGCACATATACCAGGACAAGAACCTTGTGAACATCATCCAAACGCAG GACGTTGTCAGCAGCATCTGCTTCGGCCGCTATGGGAGGGAAGATAACACGCTTGTCATGACCACCAAAG GCGGGGGCCTGATCATCAAGATCCTAAAACGCACTGCCACATTTGACAAGCGGGATGCGGTTGTCGGAGCCCCCGTCGCCCAGAGCATCAAGCTCAACGTGCCCAAGAAGACAAAGCTGTATGTGGACCAGACGCTACGGGAGCGGGAGAGTGGCGTGG CCATGCACCGGGTGTTTCAGACGGACCTGAGCCGCATCCGACTCATGGCGGCCCGAGCCTACGCCCAAGCGCTTCAGTGCAACATGACGCCTGTGTCTGAGTCGGCGCAGGAGCAGCTGAAGATGAACGCTAtg GTCCAGGGCATGGGCCCTACCTTCAAGTTGACCCTTAACCTCCAGAACATGTCAGATACCCGTGCAGTCGCCAACCTTCTCATCAGCTTCCTGTATGATGAAAAACTCTACTCCATAGAGCATCCTTTCTTTAAG ACTCCCATGTTGGTTCCAGGATTGAATTACCCTCTGGCCACCTTTGTGGAGTGTCTGAGCGAACAAGGGACCTCGGATATTATTAAG GTGTTTGTGTTGCACGAGGGGGAGCCTGAACCACTGCTGACGGCGCACATCAACATGCCTGTCAGCGAAGGCCTGGCGGCCGTGTGA
- the BBS1 gene encoding BBSome complex member BBS1 isoform X2: MAASALPSSSSGAAGDGIQANSKWLDAHYDPVASLYTFSSCVTLADLHGDGDCKLVVGDLGPTGHEMKLKVYHGMDLLSENVLLDLPTSVAAFLMERHELCVPAVGVAAGPYIYVYKNMRPYFRYALPPLEVNSTEKDVWEQAKEDKVDLLSMKETLEMIRENADRENTEPPLSVQSLRFLALDPPEMESFVNQYKMQPLKRQSLITCMTTLKKSLADEGSISCLVLGTENSDIIILDPEPFSMLVQTKVPSVPAFLDVTGQYDVEYRLIVACRNGCIYILRRNSKRHKYCIELSSQAVGLSWVQKNIVVACSDETLQSFTQKGKKLWVVPLPATPTTLSLIDEKFQSFHAVLVALANMEVHIYQDKNLVNIIQTQDVVSSICFGRYGREDNTLVMTTKGGGLIIKILKRTATFDKRDAVVGAPVAQSIKLNVPKKTKLYVDQTLRERESGVAMHRVFQTDLSRIRLMAARAYAQALQCNMTPVSESAQEQLKMNAMVQGMGPTFKLTLNLQNMSDTRAVANLLISFLYDEKLYSIEHPFFKTPMLVPGLNYPLATFVECLSEQGTSDIIKVFVLHEGEPEPLLTAHINMPVSEGLAAV; encoded by the exons ATGGCGGCCTCGGCGCTGCCTTCGTCGTCCTCGGGAGCCGCTGGCGACGG CATTCAAGCCAATTCCAAATGGCTGGATGCCCACTACGACCCAGTGGCCAGCCTCTACACCTTTTCCTCTTGCGTCA CCCTGGCTGACCTGCATGGTGATGGAGACTGTAAG ctGGTGGTGGGCGACTTGGGCCCTACAGGACATGAGATGAAGCTGAAGGTGTACCACGGCATGGACCTCCTGAGCGAGAATGTCCTGTTGGACTTGCCCACAAGTGTGGCTGCCTTCCTGATGGAGCGTCATGAACTGTGTGTTCCTGCTGTGGGGGTGGCTGCCGGTCCCTACATCTACGTGTACAAGAACATGCGCCCCTACTTCCGCTACGCTCTGCCCCCCTTGGAAGTCAACTCCACAGAGAAGGATGTCTGGGAGCAGGCAAAGGAg GACAAGGTTGACCTTCTGTCAATGAAGGAGACACTGGAGATGATCCG GGAAAACGCAGACAGAGAAAATACGGAGCCGCCCTTGTCAGTGCAGTCCTTGAG GTTCCTGGCCCTTGACCCTCCTGAGATGGAGTCCTTTGTGAACCAGTATAAAATGCAGCCGCTCAAGCGCCAG TCACTGATTACCTGCATGACTACCCTGAAGAAGAGCCTGGCAGACGAGGGCTCTATCAGCTGCCTGGTGCTTGGGACGGAGAACAGCGACATCATCATCTTGGATCCTGAGCCCTTCAGTATGCTGGTGCAG ACAAAGGTACCAAGCGTGCCAGCCTTTCTGGACGTCACAGGACAGTACGATGTGGAATATCGGCTCATAGTGGCCTGCCGTAATGGGTGCATCTACATCCTCcgcag GAACTCCAAGCGACATAAATACTGCATCGAGCTGAGTTCTCAAGCCGTGGGCTTGTCCTGGGTCCAAAAGAACATTGTGGTGGCCTGCTCCGACGAAACCCTTCAAAGCTTTACTCAGAAG GGGAAGAAGCTCTGGGTGGTCCCGTTGCCAGCCACCCCCACCACTCTGAGTCTCATAGATGAGAAGTTCCAGAGCTTCCATGCTGTGCTGGTCGCCTTGGCCAATATGGAGGTGCACATATACCAGGACAAGAACCTTGTGAACATCATCCAAACGCAG GACGTTGTCAGCAGCATCTGCTTCGGCCGCTATGGGAGGGAAGATAACACGCTTGTCATGACCACCAAAG GCGGGGGCCTGATCATCAAGATCCTAAAACGCACTGCCACATTTGACAAGCGGGATGCGGTTGTCGGAGCCCCCGTCGCCCAGAGCATCAAGCTCAACGTGCCCAAGAAGACAAAGCTGTATGTGGACCAGACGCTACGGGAGCGGGAGAGTGGCGTGG CCATGCACCGGGTGTTTCAGACGGACCTGAGCCGCATCCGACTCATGGCGGCCCGAGCCTACGCCCAAGCGCTTCAGTGCAACATGACGCCTGTGTCTGAGTCGGCGCAGGAGCAGCTGAAGATGAACGCTAtg GTCCAGGGCATGGGCCCTACCTTCAAGTTGACCCTTAACCTCCAGAACATGTCAGATACCCGTGCAGTCGCCAACCTTCTCATCAGCTTCCTGTATGATGAAAAACTCTACTCCATAGAGCATCCTTTCTTTAAG ACTCCCATGTTGGTTCCAGGATTGAATTACCCTCTGGCCACCTTTGTGGAGTGTCTGAGCGAACAAGGGACCTCGGATATTATTAAG GTGTTTGTGTTGCACGAGGGGGAGCCTGAACCACTGCTGACGGCGCACATCAACATGCCTGTCAGCGAAGGCCTGGCGGCCGTGTGA
- the BBS1 gene encoding BBSome complex member BBS1 isoform X3: MKLKVYHGMDLLSENVLLDLPTSVAAFLMERHELCVPAVGVAAGPYIYVYKNMRPYFRYALPPLEVNSTEKDVWEQAKEDKVDLLSMKETLEMIRENADRENTEPPLSVQSLRFLALDPPEMESFVNQYKMQPLKRQSLITCMTTLKKSLADEGSISCLVLGTENSDIIILDPEPFSMLVQTKVPSVPAFLDVTGQYDVEYRLIVACRNGCIYILRRNSKRHKYCIELSSQAVGLSWVQKNIVVACSDETLQSFTQKGKKLWVVPLPATPTTLSLIDEKFQSFHAVLVALANMEVHIYQDKNLVNIIQTQDVVSSICFGRYGREDNTLVMTTKGGGLIIKILKRTATFDKRDAVVGAPVAQSIKLNVPKKTKLYVDQTLRERESGVAMHRVFQTDLSRIRLMAARAYAQALQCNMTPVSESAQEQLKMNAMVQGMGPTFKLTLNLQNMSDTRAVANLLISFLYDEKLYSIEHPFFKTPMLVPGLNYPLATFVECLSEQGTSDIIKVFVLHEGEPEPLLTAHINMPVSEGLAAV, translated from the exons ATGAAGCTGAAGGTGTACCACGGCATGGACCTCCTGAGCGAGAATGTCCTGTTGGACTTGCCCACAAGTGTGGCTGCCTTCCTGATGGAGCGTCATGAACTGTGTGTTCCTGCTGTGGGGGTGGCTGCCGGTCCCTACATCTACGTGTACAAGAACATGCGCCCCTACTTCCGCTACGCTCTGCCCCCCTTGGAAGTCAACTCCACAGAGAAGGATGTCTGGGAGCAGGCAAAGGAg GACAAGGTTGACCTTCTGTCAATGAAGGAGACACTGGAGATGATCCG GGAAAACGCAGACAGAGAAAATACGGAGCCGCCCTTGTCAGTGCAGTCCTTGAG GTTCCTGGCCCTTGACCCTCCTGAGATGGAGTCCTTTGTGAACCAGTATAAAATGCAGCCGCTCAAGCGCCAG TCACTGATTACCTGCATGACTACCCTGAAGAAGAGCCTGGCAGACGAGGGCTCTATCAGCTGCCTGGTGCTTGGGACGGAGAACAGCGACATCATCATCTTGGATCCTGAGCCCTTCAGTATGCTGGTGCAG ACAAAGGTACCAAGCGTGCCAGCCTTTCTGGACGTCACAGGACAGTACGATGTGGAATATCGGCTCATAGTGGCCTGCCGTAATGGGTGCATCTACATCCTCcgcag GAACTCCAAGCGACATAAATACTGCATCGAGCTGAGTTCTCAAGCCGTGGGCTTGTCCTGGGTCCAAAAGAACATTGTGGTGGCCTGCTCCGACGAAACCCTTCAAAGCTTTACTCAGAAG GGGAAGAAGCTCTGGGTGGTCCCGTTGCCAGCCACCCCCACCACTCTGAGTCTCATAGATGAGAAGTTCCAGAGCTTCCATGCTGTGCTGGTCGCCTTGGCCAATATGGAGGTGCACATATACCAGGACAAGAACCTTGTGAACATCATCCAAACGCAG GACGTTGTCAGCAGCATCTGCTTCGGCCGCTATGGGAGGGAAGATAACACGCTTGTCATGACCACCAAAG GCGGGGGCCTGATCATCAAGATCCTAAAACGCACTGCCACATTTGACAAGCGGGATGCGGTTGTCGGAGCCCCCGTCGCCCAGAGCATCAAGCTCAACGTGCCCAAGAAGACAAAGCTGTATGTGGACCAGACGCTACGGGAGCGGGAGAGTGGCGTGG CCATGCACCGGGTGTTTCAGACGGACCTGAGCCGCATCCGACTCATGGCGGCCCGAGCCTACGCCCAAGCGCTTCAGTGCAACATGACGCCTGTGTCTGAGTCGGCGCAGGAGCAGCTGAAGATGAACGCTAtg GTCCAGGGCATGGGCCCTACCTTCAAGTTGACCCTTAACCTCCAGAACATGTCAGATACCCGTGCAGTCGCCAACCTTCTCATCAGCTTCCTGTATGATGAAAAACTCTACTCCATAGAGCATCCTTTCTTTAAG ACTCCCATGTTGGTTCCAGGATTGAATTACCCTCTGGCCACCTTTGTGGAGTGTCTGAGCGAACAAGGGACCTCGGATATTATTAAG GTGTTTGTGTTGCACGAGGGGGAGCCTGAACCACTGCTGACGGCGCACATCAACATGCCTGTCAGCGAAGGCCTGGCGGCCGTGTGA